The Alkalihalobacillus sp. LMS6 genomic interval TTTTTGTTTCACCATATAGGTTTGCGCTGCTTGCGTCACAATGAACGCGCCTTTTAAATGAACATCCATTACGCTGTCCCAATCTTGATCGGACATTTTATACATCATGTTGTCACGTATAAGCCCCGCATTGTTAACAACAATATCAAGGGTCCCACATTCCTTGATTATCGCTTCAATCCCTTCCTCCACTTGCTCTCGGTTCGTGACATCAACGTGCATCATTCGAACATGAAGCGACCGTTTTTCAAAATAGAGAGCCGCTTCTTCTAGCGCACGTTCATTTACATCAAAAATCACTACGTTCGCGCCATCGCTCGCAAGCCGTTCGGCCACTGCTTTACCAATTCCACGACTTCCACCTGTAACGAGTGCGGTTTGTTTGTGAAATTGTTGCATCCTCTCATCCCCTTTATATATGTGCCCCAAGCTTCACATGCCCTTTTAATAGATTTCGACTAATGATGAGCCGTTGAATCTCGTCAGTCCCATCATAGATTCTCCACAATCTTGCCTCGCGGTACCAGCGCTCAATTGGCAATTCTCGTGTATACCCCATGCCTCCATGAATCTGTAATACGCGATCAATAATGTCGTTTCCTTTTGTTGCCCCATAAAGTTTGGCAATTGAAGCTAAGTGGCGATTATCTTCTCCAAGATCAAGTGTGTAAGCTGCGTTTAAGACGAGCCAGCGCGCCGCTTCTAGTTCAACGGCAGAATCTGCAATTTGCCATTGAATCGCTTGGCGTGTTGCAATCGGTTTTCCAAAGGTTTTTCGATCGTTGGCGTAGTCAATTGCCATGTTTAGTAAGCGTTCAGAAGCGCCCACTGCTCTTGCTCCAACAATCCAGCGTGCGAAACCGATCCACTCTAGCCCTAAATCATAGCCACGGTGTAAGTCCCCTAGAATATTTTCTTCAGGTACGCGAACATTATCAAAAAATAATGACGCTGGCCCCCATTCTCCCATCGTATGGATATATTGAGATGTCCAACCCATGGATCGATCCACAATAAAGCATGTTACGCCATGACGCCCTTTGGTTTCATGGGCTTCTTTATCAGTTACGGCAATCACCATAACAAAATCAGCGTCATTTCCACCTGTAATGAACGTTTTTTCACCGTTTAAGATCCACTCATTCCCGTCTTTAACAGCAGTCATTTTAATATTTTGTGTATCCGACCCTGCACCTGGCTCAGTCATCGCAAAACACGATTTCTTCTCGCCATTAATGGTTGGCAGCAAGTATTGTTTTTTTTGCGTTTCATTCGCTCGGTAAAGAATGTTGTCTGCACTACCACCAAATTTAAACGGCACGAATGTTTTAGAAGTCTCCATCGTTAAGAGCGCCAGCATCATCTGACCTAAATTAGCGCCTCCATATTCTTCTGGCGTATTAATGCCCCAAAAGCCCATCTGTTTTGCTTTTTCTTGTAATTCATTTGTCTTCTCTTCAGAAAGACTTGGTTTCCCATTTAATTCATTTCGGAGTACTTCGTTTTCGAGCGGCATTAATTCCTTCTCTACAAACCGGCGGATCGTTTGTTGAACCATTCGTTGCTCTTCATTTAATCGTAAGTCCATCGAGTATTCCCCCATCTATTAGTCTTGTACGGTTAACACAACTTCCCCATCTTCAATAACAGCCATTGTAAATGAAGTGACCATTCCACCACCTTCATCAATTTCTGGCACATCATACAGCTGATATTCTGGCGGAACTTCTTTTAAGCCTTCATTTAAATGAGCGCGAATTTCATAGGCATCAGTTGCTGTTCCAGCTGCTTTCATCGCTTCCGTCAAAATATATATCGAGAAATAATGATACCCGGCTTCTGAGCCTGGTACTTTATCGTATCGTTCTTCATATTTATCAATAAAAGCTGCATTGCCTTCATGACGATTGTAGCTAAGAGGAGCGACGCCAACCGACCCTTCTAATTCAGTTAAATCGCCATCAAAAACGTTCGCAATTTCATCTAGCTTTGCCTGCTCCATAATGAGAAAGCCACCCTCAAATCCTAATTCTCTTGCTTGTTTCATCACTTGACCTGTTGGTTCTGATGATCCACCAACAAATAATACGTCTGGATCATCACGCAAAGCATTTGTCACGATTGTAAAAAAATCAGTATCTTTACTGAAATCTACGGTTCCGTCGTAAACAATCTCCCCGCCCATCGCCTCCCAATGTGGACGTAGCTCATCGGCCCAATCTAAACCATATTGAGTATTCGTTGGCAGCATCGCTATTTTTGGACCGAATCGTTCCATTTGGTATGATGCAAACGGGTCCACATAATGATCATAGGTCGGTGGTAAACGATACGTTAACCCGTTGTCTTGCTGCGTAATATCTGGTTCACTCGAAAAAGCTGCTAATAAAAATTCTTCTTGCTCGTTAAACACTTGAGTTGCAAAAATGCCGCCACTATGAGGAACATAAATGATTGGTGTATCGTATTCTTGAACGAGTCTACGCGTATTCGCTCCTGTTTCATTCGGCAAATACTTGTCATCTAGCGTGACAACATTCAAGGAATGCGTTTCCCCTGCAACATCAATTCCGCCAGCTTCATTAATTTCATCAACTGCCATCGTTAACCCACTTAACGCATTTTGACCGTAATAAGCAGCGGAACCTGATAATGGTCCACTAAAACCGATATGAATCACTTCGGTTCCTTCAATGGTTGTTGAGGTTACATCTCCTTCCACTTCCCCCTCCGCTCCCTCGTTTGCTTGGCACGCGCTTAGGAAGAGACTTGCTAGACCTAATGCTAACCATGTTCTCGTTTTCATTGACCGATCTCCTTTCATTGCTAGGCTCCAATATACGCTTTTCGGACATCATCATTAGCGAGAAGTTCCGTTTTTGTCCCTTCTAACACGACGCGTCCATTTTCAATGACATAGCCACGATCGGCAATTTTCAACGCCGCATTCGCATTTTGTTCCGCTAGAAGTACCGTTGTTCCAGCTTCATTCACCGTTTTGATCACGTCCAATACTTGCTCCACAATTAATGGAGCCAAGCCAATGGATGGTTCATCAAACAAAATTAACTGTGGTTTAGCCATCATCGCTCGCCCAATTGCTAACATTTGCTGTTGGCCGCCGCTTAGAGAACCTGCTG includes:
- a CDS encoding acyl-CoA dehydrogenase family protein — its product is MDLRLNEEQRMVQQTIRRFVEKELMPLENEVLRNELNGKPSLSEEKTNELQEKAKQMGFWGINTPEEYGGANLGQMMLALLTMETSKTFVPFKFGGSADNILYRANETQKKQYLLPTINGEKKSCFAMTEPGAGSDTQNIKMTAVKDGNEWILNGEKTFITGGNDADFVMVIAVTDKEAHETKGRHGVTCFIVDRSMGWTSQYIHTMGEWGPASLFFDNVRVPEENILGDLHRGYDLGLEWIGFARWIVGARAVGASERLLNMAIDYANDRKTFGKPIATRQAIQWQIADSAVELEAARWLVLNAAYTLDLGEDNRHLASIAKLYGATKGNDIIDRVLQIHGGMGYTRELPIERWYREARLWRIYDGTDEIQRLIISRNLLKGHVKLGAHI
- a CDS encoding ABC transporter substrate-binding protein; amino-acid sequence: MKTRTWLALGLASLFLSACQANEGAEGEVEGDVTSTTIEGTEVIHIGFSGPLSGSAAYYGQNALSGLTMAVDEINEAGGIDVAGETHSLNVVTLDDKYLPNETGANTRRLVQEYDTPIIYVPHSGGIFATQVFNEQEEFLLAAFSSEPDITQQDNGLTYRLPPTYDHYVDPFASYQMERFGPKIAMLPTNTQYGLDWADELRPHWEAMGGEIVYDGTVDFSKDTDFFTIVTNALRDDPDVLFVGGSSEPTGQVMKQARELGFEGGFLIMEQAKLDEIANVFDGDLTELEGSVGVAPLSYNRHEGNAAFIDKYEERYDKVPGSEAGYHYFSIYILTEAMKAAGTATDAYEIRAHLNEGLKEVPPEYQLYDVPEIDEGGGMVTSFTMAVIEDGEVVLTVQD
- the fabG gene encoding 3-oxoacyl-ACP reductase FabG encodes the protein MQQFHKQTALVTGGSRGIGKAVAERLASDGANVVIFDVNERALEEAALYFEKRSLHVRMMHVDVTNREQVEEGIEAIIKECGTLDIVVNNAGLIRDNMMYKMSDQDWDSVMDVHLKGAFIVTQAAQTYMVKQKYGRIINLSSTSALGNRGQANYATAKAGLQGFTKTLAIELGKYGITANAIAPGFIETDMTKSTANRLGISFDQLIEASVSNIPVARSGQPEDIAQAVAFFADQRSGFVNGQVLYVAGGPKA